The proteins below come from a single Aegilops tauschii subsp. strangulata cultivar AL8/78 chromosome 6, Aet v6.0, whole genome shotgun sequence genomic window:
- the LOC109733007 gene encoding uncharacterized protein: protein MASTKALFVLAVLLASAVLLAAAATEQTHDKEGKVDTNGAGVQDGWGGGGRGGGYPGRGGGGYGPCGRWGCCRRGYHGDCIRCCRAANDVPEAMDRTDVHN from the exons ATGGCGTCCACCAAGGCTCTCTTCGTGCTCGCCGTTCTCCTCGCGTCCGCtgtcctcctcgccgccgccgccactgagCAAACTC ATGACAAGGAGGGGAAGGTGGACACCAACGGTGCCGGCGTCCAGGACGGCTGGGGTGGCGGCGGCCGCGGCGGAGGGTACCCGggccgcgggggcggcggctaCGGGCCCTGCGGCCGGTGGGGCTGCTGCCGCCGTGGGTACCACGGCGACTGCATCCGGTGCTGCAGGGCCGCCAACGACGTCCCGGAGGCCATGGACCGCACCGACGTGCACAACTAG